Below is a genomic region from Terriglobales bacterium.
GCGGATCGTTTCAACCACTCACGCACCTCTCCGCGTCAAAAATGGTGGTCTCGGTTGAGATCTAACTGCCTTTACATTTTAGCAGGGTCGCTTGATCACACATAGACAGCTCACGAGTTGACAGCGCCAGGCAATTTATCAATAATGGTCGGGTATTCTTATTATGCACACATGGCGATTTAGCTACGCTTTTACGTACCGCTACTACTATGCGAGTAGCGGCGTGGGGCAAGGCGTGTGTGCGTGAAGTAAAGACGCAATACTAAAGTAAAAGCCGAGTTCAAAACCCACAGCCGCGACTCTAACAGAGTCGCGGTTTTTGTTTGGGCCGTAAATTTGGCGGGGTGGTATTGAGGTTCAAGATTTGAAAGATCCATCACTATAAAACAAATATCAAGGAGCGCGAGGTTCAATGATTATCAACATGCGAGAACGAGCTACGGAAGAGGAGATACAACACATTATTGATCGGGTGAAGGAGGCTGGCTTCCAGGCCCACGTCACCCGCGGGGCGGAGCGAACCATCGTCGCCGCCGTGGGCAGCGGAGGGCGACGCCACGAACTAGAGGCGCTCGCGGCAGCGGTTGGCGTAGAGGAAGTTGTTCCTATCGCGCAGCCATTCAAACTGGTGAGCCGTCAGGTAAAACCAGAACGCACAGTGGTGGATGTAAGCGGCGTGCGCATCGGCGACGGCAGTTTTGTGGTAATCGCAGGGCCGTGTTCCGTCGAGTCACAGGAGCAGTTGTTCTCTACAGCGCAGGCCGTGAAGGCTGCTGGGGCCAAGATGCTGCGCGGAGGCGCTTATAAACCTCGCACGTCACCTTACGAATTCCAGGGCCTGGGCGTTGAAGCGCTAAAGTTGCTGCGCCAGGTCCGCGAAAAATTTGGCCTGCCCGTGGTCACCGAGGTCATGGGTACAGAAGATGTAGAAGTGATCTGCGAGCACGCCGATATGCTGCAAGTCGGCGCGCGCAACATGCAGAATTTCAACCTGCTGCGGCGACTGGCCAAGGTTGATAAACCGGTGCTTTTGAAACGCGGTCCTTCAGCCAGCGTCAAAGAGTGGCTGCTGGCGGCTGAATACTTGCTGGCGGGTGGAAATCACAATGTTGTGCTCTGTGAGCGCGGCATCAAGACCTTCGAGACCGAGACCCGCAACACGTTGGATCTGGCATCGGTCGCACTGGCGCGTGAGCTCTCGCATCTGCCGGTGGTCGCCGATCCATCGCACGGAACCGGAAGACGCAGCCTGATCCCGCCCATGTCACGCGCCGCGGCAGCATTGGGCGCTGATGGACTCATCGTTGAGGTGCATCCCTGTCCGGAGCGCGCACTCTCTGATGGGGCGCAGTCCCTGGATTTTGCCGGCTTCGAGAATCTCATGCGCGGCCTGTCTCAACCCCTCCGCGCTGAATGCTGAGAAAGCCAAGCACCACACTTCCTCGCGCATAGGAGATCGCTGGGTAGAGACGTAGCTTGCTACGTCTCTACATTTGATTACGAAGGACACGGAATCGTGGTGTTTTCAAAGGCGGAACTCGAAACCTGAAACTCGAAACTGATTTAGAGCCTCTGCGCTCCTCCGCGTCCTCTGCGGTTTAATTCTCATTTCCGGTGGACGTAGTAAATTACGCCGCTGTAATCATCAGTCAGCAGGAATGAATCTGTCCCAATGCGCAGAATGTCGCAGGGACGGCCATATACGGTTCCGTTTTGCAGAAATCCGGTAATGAAATCCTTCGGCTTGGAGTGCTCGGTCACGCGTACGACTCGGTAGCCTCGCTGCAATCGTCGCTTCGATGAACCATGCAGCGCTACCAGAAAGGAATTCCGTAAGGTAGGGTTTTCCCCGCTGGAATCGAAATATTCGAGGCCCAGCGGTGAACCGTGAGCGGCAAAGGTGTCATAAGGAACAGGCACCTGGGCGCAATCCACCTTTTTAGTAGATGCAGCAAACTTAGGGTCGGGGAATATTTCGCCATCTTTGAAATAACAATAGGGCCAGCCGTAAGACCTCGTATCGGTTGCCTGCAGTGCACTGTTGTCGAAGGAGAACATAGTCTCATCAGGTGCATCGTCTCCCAGGTGATCGGCGCCCATGTTCGTGGCAAAAAGCGTGCCGTTGATAAAACGAAGGCCCACAACATTGCGCAGCCCTGAGGCAAGGATGCGTGCATGCTTGCCGTCAGGATCCATGGTGGAGATGGTCGCGCGGATCTCTTCTTTTTCCTCGCAGGCATTGCAACTGCTGCCCACTGAAATATACAGCTGCCGCGGGTTTCCGGTGTCGCTGAAAACAATAGTGCGTGTCAGGTGCCAGCCGCCATATTTGTAGCTTAAGCCGTAATCAGGATAGGTCGCCAGAACCTCCGGCTTGGAAGAGGGCGTGGTCTCGCCTAAACGAAACTTGTAGCGCTCAAGTTTGTCAGTAAGCGCCAGGTAGAGCCAGTTTTGGCCGGCCGGGTCGGTGTAAAACGCGGTACTGTTGGGATTGCGTAAGTGCTCAAGATAGGGGATGACGTGGGCAATCTTGCCGGTACTCGCATCAAAGCCGTCCAGGATGTATACCGTGCCCTTGGAATTGTCGCTCCGGTCGTACATATCAGTGACAAAGATTCGCCCGTCGGGAGATTTGGTCATGAAGCGCACACGCTTCAAGCCTTCTGCCGCGACCGAGATGTCAAATCCTTCGGGAAGATTCAGAGAAAATGTCTTGCCGCTCTGCAGAGTTATAGCGTGGGGCAGCAGTTTAAGCTCAGCTCTCTTTTGCACCTGCGCGGGCGCAAGAACACCCAGAAAAAAAAACAAAGCGAATAGAGAACAATAAACGGCGGACGAAAACTTACAAGATATTTGAAGTTTGATCACGGTTGGAATCCAGCCTCACATCCAATGTAACAAAGTCGTGATATCGCAGAGGTTGGAGTCCAGGTTATCTGAGGTTTTCACGCAGCCCTAAATCTCACCGGGCATAATTTCATCCACGTAGCACCATATCCAGCTCTCTCCGGGCTCGATGGACCGCACCAGCGGATGCGTTGTCGCATGGAAATGCTTCGTGGCATGCTTGTTCTTCGAAGAGTCGCAGCACCCGACGTGTCCGCAAATCAGGCACAATCGCAGATGGACCCACGTGTCTCCAATTTTCAAGCATTCTTCGCAGCCGTGTTTACTGGTTTTTCTGAACTTGATTTGATCCAGATGAGTGCATTCTTCCGGCATGGCCGTTCCTCCTCGACAATTTGCTCCTTACTTGACATTAACATAAATGCAAATTCAAGTTTGGCGAGCAATTCGGCGACGCAGCTTTGTTCGCTGCCTAAGCAACTCTCTCCAGCGACTTCCGGTCCCAGTGGGCCAGGTTTGCGCCTGCCTCATAGGTGCTTTGCAGAAAATCCATCAGGTTGGCGCGGGGAGATTGAGAATTTCGCACCGCGTCATACATCAGCAGAAACTCTTTCAATCCGGAGTGATAAAAAGCGTCAGCCGGCCGCACAACCGACTCGGCTAACCCCTGCGGCTCTGGGGCCGCGTAGGCGTAAAACGCAGCATCTTTTACGTCACCGCTTCCCGGCCAGAATCCCGCGCTGATCACTTCGTGGGAGTAGGCCTCACGCGTGATTCGGTCAGCCCCCGGCCTCTCTGGTGCGCGCCGTCCGGAAAAACGCGTCACTGCCATGTCGAAGCTCCCCCAGAAAAAATGCACCGGGCTGCTCTTGCCGATGAATCGGGCCCGAAATTCTTTCAACACCTCATCCACAGATACCAGGACCCGCCAGAAGGCGTTGGCATACGCCGCATCGTAGGAGGCATGCTGCTGGTCGTGATCAAAAGGAATCGGGTCTGGGATTTCGACCGGCATGTGCCAGATTTTTACCTCAAAGCCGAGCGCCGTGAGCGTGCTCATAAACTCCTGGTAGAAATCGGCAACCGAACGCGGATACAACCCAATACTGGTGACTTTTCCCGTATTGGTTTTCATAATGAGACGGTGGTCAATAAAATCGAACTCAATCTCAAAAATGCTTTCTCCATATGGAATAGGAGACGTGTTCAACCCGCGGGCGCTGACGTAAAGCGGCACCTCCCACCAGTGGTTAACATGTGGGCTCAGAGCCAACCTGACCTTGCCCACAATTTGCGTCCACATGTGAAGAGTGTGGTAGGTGTCAGACCACTTCTGCAGCGGAAGCGCGGGCCAAAGATCAACATCAGTTGGTTGCTTGATTTCCATATGGGCCTCTCTCATTGAAAGATTGGATGCTGTAATCCAAAACCAGGGACTCGGCGTCCGCATGGTTGTCCTAGTCGTCTTAATCTTAGTTGAAAGCGTCTTAATCTCGGCATGTTATAAAAATTCCGGTAAGATGTCCTACGACATGTCTGTACAGATCATTCGCGCAGCCCGCGCGCTCACCCCCACCGAAGAAATCATCGACGCTGCAGTAGTAATTGAAGATGGCGTCATCGTTGCTGTTGGACGAAGGGAAGGGATCGTTGCTCCCAAAGGCGCAAAAGATCATGACGCCCGCATTCATATACTGGTTCCCGGGTTCGTGGATGTCCACATCCATGGGGCTGGTGCTCGCGATGTGATGGAGGCCACACCAGAGGCGCTCAGGATTGTGGCAACAACCGTTGCCCGCCATGGAACGACATCCCTGGTGGCCACTACGGTTACGGCTCCCACCGATGAAATCTGCCACAGCCTGGAGGGAATTGCACGCTATATCCAGAGCCCTGCCAACCAGACGCCGCCCGATGCACCGCTTGCACAGATGACGGGCATTCACCTGGAAGGGCCGTTCCTGAGTCACCTGCGACGGGGAGTGCATCCTCCTGAGTCTCTGGCGCTGCCCACCGTGGCAACGCTGAAGCGCTTCCTCGAGGCGGCAAATGGCAGCGCCCGTATCCTCACCATTGCCCCGGAACTTCCAGGAGCCACCGAGGTTATCGATAGCGCCCGGGACGCAGGGATGACCGTGGCACTTGGGCACACGGACGCTACCTACGACCAGGCGCATACTGGCATCGAGCATGGAGCGCGCCACGCTGTCCACGTCTTCAATGCCATGCGGCCGTTCTCCCACCGCGAAACCGGCGTGCTGGGGGCTGTACTTACCGACCCGCAAGTTACCGCTGAGGTGATTGCTGACGGCATTCATGTGGATGATCCTGCGATCCGTTTGCTCTTAGCCGCCAAGGGAACGCAACGCGTGATCCTGGTGAGTGATGGCACTGCTGCTACCGGCATGCCTGACGGGGTCTATCGCCTGGGACCATTTGAGTTCACCGTGAGCGGAGGAGTGTGCCGCAACGCTGAAGGACGCCTTGCCGGCAGCACGCTGACCCTGGACCGCGCTGTGCAGCATCTGGCTGGGCTTGGGGTTTCGCTGCGAGAAGCCGTACAGATGGCCACGCTCAACCCGGCTGCTCGCCTTGGGCTGGCAGGGAAGAAGGGCGTAATTGCTCCTGGGGCGGATGCTGATCTGGTCTTGCTTACCAGCAAACTCGAGGTTGCCGGGGTGATGACTCGGGGAGTGGGCTTTTTCATGCAATCTT
It encodes:
- the aroF gene encoding 3-deoxy-7-phosphoheptulonate synthase, yielding MIINMRERATEEEIQHIIDRVKEAGFQAHVTRGAERTIVAAVGSGGRRHELEALAAAVGVEEVVPIAQPFKLVSRQVKPERTVVDVSGVRIGDGSFVVIAGPCSVESQEQLFSTAQAVKAAGAKMLRGGAYKPRTSPYEFQGLGVEALKLLRQVREKFGLPVVTEVMGTEDVEVICEHADMLQVGARNMQNFNLLRRLAKVDKPVLLKRGPSASVKEWLLAAEYLLAGGNHNVVLCERGIKTFETETRNTLDLASVALARELSHLPVVADPSHGTGRRSLIPPMSRAAAALGADGLIVEVHPCPERALSDGAQSLDFAGFENLMRGLSQPLRAEC
- a CDS encoding UBP-type zinc finger domain-containing protein, producing MKIGDTWVHLRLCLICGHVGCCDSSKNKHATKHFHATTHPLVRSIEPGESWIWCYVDEIMPGEI
- a CDS encoding DUF5996 family protein, which codes for MEIKQPTDVDLWPALPLQKWSDTYHTLHMWTQIVGKVRLALSPHVNHWWEVPLYVSARGLNTSPIPYGESIFEIEFDFIDHRLIMKTNTGKVTSIGLYPRSVADFYQEFMSTLTALGFEVKIWHMPVEIPDPIPFDHDQQHASYDAAYANAFWRVLVSVDEVLKEFRARFIGKSSPVHFFWGSFDMAVTRFSGRRAPERPGADRITREAYSHEVISAGFWPGSGDVKDAAFYAYAAPEPQGLAESVVRPADAFYHSGLKEFLLMYDAVRNSQSPRANLMDFLQSTYEAGANLAHWDRKSLERVA
- the nagA gene encoding N-acetylglucosamine-6-phosphate deacetylase; translated protein: MSVQIIRAARALTPTEEIIDAAVVIEDGVIVAVGRREGIVAPKGAKDHDARIHILVPGFVDVHIHGAGARDVMEATPEALRIVATTVARHGTTSLVATTVTAPTDEICHSLEGIARYIQSPANQTPPDAPLAQMTGIHLEGPFLSHLRRGVHPPESLALPTVATLKRFLEAANGSARILTIAPELPGATEVIDSARDAGMTVALGHTDATYDQAHTGIEHGARHAVHVFNAMRPFSHRETGVLGAVLTDPQVTAEVIADGIHVDDPAIRLLLAAKGTQRVILVSDGTAATGMPDGVYRLGPFEFTVSGGVCRNAEGRLAGSTLTLDRAVQHLAGLGVSLREAVQMATLNPAARLGLAGKKGVIAPGADADLVLLTSKLEVAGVMTRGVGFFMQS